The Aphis gossypii isolate Hap1 chromosome 3, ASM2018417v2, whole genome shotgun sequence genome includes a region encoding these proteins:
- the LOC126551372 gene encoding uncharacterized protein LOC126551372, with translation MSYPLKIMDIPNCLPFFFVHDRTMFGMKMMRKERTNGHMVYDYYPLKKEDADNKVKEQIEKNEFPVFPPGPPTIYVRKNLKKKFVFKSVSYNEQTGYFTFVYYPMDMNITSENDENDKTLQSSSPSTASTSEPIMKPQDGQTEKVSTCENLSTVKRPYGSMPNLTASITTDDDTAAAVQAPTAVAVQQVSAEPPESENYSEPQMGQNIGLVNAAVMVSPTAAAEEDVIRSPSVTSDRKVSEGPKHDGSGELQDAKTSRDVAVRLPGRLWYSMPNIAIHDTDKVFYETTEIDCIAPTPVSRDSLATATEPADEITPVKIKRRSMWKRARKLVRRVFCCAA, from the exons atgtcatatcctttaaaaattatggatATTCCGAATTGTCTACCATTCTTTTTTGTTCACGACCGAACTATGTTCGGAATGAAAATGATGAGAAAAGAAAGAACAAATGGACACATGGTATATGACTACTATCCATTAAAAAAG GAAGATGCTGACAACAAAGTTAAAgaacaaatagaaaaaaacg aatttccAGTATTTCCACCGGGTCCGCCCACAATATACGTCcgaaaaaacttgaaaaaaaaattcgtgtTCAAATCGGTATCATATAACGAACAAACAggatattttacttttgtgtATTACCCAATGGACATG AACATTACATCCGAAAACGACGAGAACGACAAGACTCTGCAGTCTTCGTCCCCATCGACGGCCTCGACTTCCGAACCAATAATGAAACCGCAAGACGGACAAACAGAAAAAGTCTCGACTTGTGAAAATTTATCGACTGTAAAACGACCTTACGGGTCAATGCCAAATTTAACGGCGTCTATAACAACCGATGATGACACTGCAGCCGCGGTCCAAGCGCCGACTGCTGTTGCGGTACAGCAAGTTTCCGCAGAACCGCCCGAGTCAGAAAACTACTCCGAACCGCAAATGGGGCAAAACATCGGGTTGGTGAACGCGGCAGTGATGGTGTCACCAACAGCTGCCGCTGAAGAAGACGTGATCCGATCACCGTCGGTCACGTCCGATCGGAAGGTTTCTGAAGGACCAAAACACGACGGATCGGGCGAACTGCAGGATGCCAAGACGAGCCGAGACGTCGCCGTTCGTCTGCCGGGGAGATTATGGTATTCAATGCCAAACATAGCGATCCATGATACGGATAAAGTTTTTTACGAGACTACCGAAATCGATTGCATTGCACCGACGCCAGTTTCCCGTGATTCGTTGGCAACTGCGACAGAGCCCGCAGACGAGATTACGCCGGTAAAAATCAAACGTCGCTCGATGTGGAAGCGGGCGAGGAAATTAGTTCGTCGCGTTTTTTGTTGCGCTGCGTGA